One segment of Fibrobacter sp. DNA contains the following:
- a CDS encoding dihydrofolate reductase, with amino-acid sequence MLISAIVAVSENNVIGRDGHLPWHLSADLKRFKAITTGHSIILGRKNYDDIGRPLPNRTNYVLTRNASFEAPGCIVCPSLENALEQAEAAGETECFIIGGAAVYREAMPRVKKLYLTKVLSQVQGDVFFPEWGEGWRMVSEEAFPADEKNDFPTAFQVWERD; translated from the coding sequence ATGCTCATCTCCGCAATAGTTGCTGTTTCTGAAAATAACGTCATCGGTCGTGACGGTCACCTGCCGTGGCACCTGTCTGCCGACCTCAAGCGTTTCAAGGCCATCACTACGGGCCATTCCATTATCCTTGGCCGCAAGAACTACGACGATATCGGGCGGCCCTTGCCGAACCGAACCAACTACGTACTGACCAGAAATGCTTCTTTCGAGGCTCCCGGCTGCATTGTGTGTCCTTCGCTGGAAAACGCTCTGGAACAGGCGGAGGCTGCAGGCGAGACGGAATGCTTTATCATCGGCGGTGCTGCCGTCTATCGCGAAGCCATGCCCAGGGTGAAAAAGCTTTACCTGACCAAGGTGCTTTCCCAGGTTCAAGGGGACGTGTTTTTCCCGGAATGGGGTGAAGGCTGGCGTATGGTCAGCGAAGAGGCGTTCCCTGCCGACGAAAAAAACGATTTTCCGACGGCTTTCCAGGTGTGGGAGCGGGACTGA
- a CDS encoding thymidylate synthase encodes TPRKLPTMKMNPDVKDLFEFKFEDFELTDYDPWPTIKAPIAV; translated from the coding sequence ACGCCCCGCAAGCTCCCCACCATGAAGATGAACCCCGATGTGAAGGACCTTTTTGAATTCAAGTTCGAGGACTTTGAACTCACGGATTACGACCCGTGGCCCACCATTAAAGCACCGATTGCCGTTTAA